One genomic segment of Cottoperca gobio chromosome 21, fCotGob3.1, whole genome shotgun sequence includes these proteins:
- the b3galt1b gene encoding beta-1,3-galactosyltransferase 1: protein MPSKVSCLYLLTVVCWASALWYLSISRPTSTYVGHMTVPIRRAAKPPKNITFTNIHTRPLNPHAFEFVINEPKKCESAAPFLVILISTTHKEFDARQAIRETWGDESTFGDIRILTIFLLGRNTDSVLNQMVEQESQIFHDIVVENFVDSYHNLTLKTMMGMRWVSTFCPKAQYVLKTDSDIFVNMDNLIYKLLKPTTKPRRRYFTGYVINGGPIRDMRSKWYMSRDLYPDSRYPPFCSGTGYVFSIDVAELIFQTSLHTRLLHLEDVFVGLCLRKLGIHPYQNSGFNHWKMAYSLCRYRRVITVHQISPEEMHRIWNDMSSKKHLRC, encoded by the coding sequence CATGTTTGTACCTGCTGACAGTGGTCTGCTGGGCGAGCGCTCTGTGGTACTTGAGCATATCTCGCCCGACATCCACTTATGTCGGCCACATGACTGTGCCTATACGTAGGGCTGCGAAACCCCCGAAAAACATCACCTTCACCAACATCCACACCCGCCCCCTTAACCCACATGCCTTTGAATTTGTCATCAATGAGCCGAAGAAGTGCGAAAGTGCCGCTCCCTTCCTGGTCATTCTCATAAGCACCACGCACAAGGAGTTTGATGCGCGGCAGGCCATCCGGGAGACCTGGGGGGATGAGAGCACCTTTGGCGACATCCGCATCCTCACCATCTTTCTGCTGGGCAGGAACACGGACTCTGTCCTGAACCAGATGGTGGAGCAGGAGAGCCAGATCTTCCATGACATTGTGGTGGAGAACTTTGTGGATTCCTACCACAACCTCACCCTCAAGACCATGATGGGCATGCGCTGGGTTTCTACCTTCTGCCCCAAAGCGCAGTATGTCTTGAAGACAGACAGCGACATCTTTGTCAACATGGACAATCTGATCTACAAGCTCCTGAAGCCCACCACCAAGCCAAGAAGGAGATATTTTACTGGCTATGTTATAAATGGTGGTCCCATAAGGGATATGCGCAGTAAGTGGTACATGTCCAGGGACTTGTATCCCGACAGTAGATACCCACCTTTCTGCTCGGGCACTGGCTATGTGTTCTCAATAGACGTTGCTGAGCTCATCTTCCAGACTTCATTGCACACGAGACTGTTGCACCTGGAGGATGTGTTCGTGGGACTGTGTTTGCGTAAGCTGGGTATACACCCGTATCAGAACAGTGGTTTTAATCACTGGAAAATGGCCTACAGTCTGTGTAGGTACAGACGGGTTATCACCGTGCACCAGATCTCCCCGGAGGAGATGCACCGCATTTGGAACGACATGTCCAGCAAGAAGCACCTGAGATGCTAG